The following are encoded in a window of Amaranthus tricolor cultivar Red isolate AtriRed21 chromosome 2, ASM2621246v1, whole genome shotgun sequence genomic DNA:
- the LOC130806123 gene encoding bifunctional bis(5'-adenosyl)-triphosphatase/adenylylsulfatase FHIT — MILRELDYIFLGKTFTPISRNTVLQIMKFSFIPPPSSSTRGYRSFSTITRSCKMETGSFTFGPYKIDAKEVFHSTNLSYAMVNLRPLLPGHVLVCPRREMKRFADLTADETCDLWLTAQKVGSRLEEYHKASSLTLAIQDGPHAGQTVPHVHIHVLPRKAGDFEKNDEIYDAIDEKEKELAQKLDLDKERKDRTLEEMNREAEEYRVLFS, encoded by the exons ATGATCTTGAGGGAATTGGATTACATTTTTTTGGGGAAGACTTTTACCCCCATTAGCAGGAATACTGTTCTTCAGATCATGAAGTTCTCCTTCATCCCCCCTCCATCTTCATCAACAAGAGGATACCGATCTTTCTCCACCATTACTAGATCCTGCAAG ATGGAAACAGGATCTTTTACATTTGGGCCTTATAAAATAGATGCAAAGGAAGTATTTCACTCTACCAATCTCTCTTATGCCATGGTGAATTTGCGCCCCCTTCTTCCTGG ACATGTACTCGTCTGCCCGAGGCGTGAAATGAAGCGCTTTGCTGATCTCACTGCCGATGAGACTTGTGATTTATGGCTTACAGCTCAAAAAGTTGGTAGTCGGCTAGAGGAGTACCACAAAGCATCGTCGCTAACTCTTGCTATACAA GATGGGCCTCACGCAGGACAGACTGTACCCCATGTTCACATTCACGTCCTTCCTCGTAAAGCTGGTGACTTTGAGAAGAATGATGAGATCTACGATGCG ATAGACGAAAAGGAGAAGGAATTAGCTCAAAAGCTAGACTTAGACAAGGAACGGAAGGATAGAACTCTCGAAGAGATGAATCGAGAGGCCGAGGAGTACAGGGTGCTATTCTCCTGA
- the LOC130806122 gene encoding polyamine oxidase 2-like: MELKNNKRNRQLHQGLCYSTMEGKQATSPSVIVIGSGMAGIAAARTLFDASFQVTVLESRDRVGGRVCTDYTFGFPVDLGASWLHGVCNENPLAPVIARLGLPLYRTSEDNSVLYDHDLESYALFDLDGNKVPPELVVKVGETFESILKETEKVREECVEDMSIKQAITVVFERRPDLKLEGLPHKVLQWYLCRMEGWFAADAETISLKAWDEEVLLPGGHGLMVRGYLPVINTLAKGLDIRLNHRVTKITRHHSGVKVTVENGATFVADAAVIAVPLGVLKADIIKFEPKLPEWKADAISNLGVGIENKLILHFEKVFWPSVEFLGVVAETSYGCSYFLNLHKATGHRVLVYMPAGKLAKDIEKMSDEAAVDFAFKQLKTILPDASAPIQYLVSHWGSDMNSLGSYSYDTVGKPHDLYERLRVPVDNLFFAGEATSSSYPGSVHGAYSTGLQAAEDCRMRVLERYGELDLFQPVMGEDSISIPLLISRM; encoded by the exons ATGGAGCTCAAGAACAACAAGCGTAATCGTCAATTGCATCAAG GTCTTTGCTACTCTACAATGGAGGGGAAGCAGGCTACATCACCATCTGTCATAGTTATAGGTTCTGGTATGGCTGGTATTGCTGCAGCTCGCACTCTTTTTGACGCTTCATTTCAG GTGACGGTGTTGGAGTCACGTGATAGAGTTGGGGGTCGAGTATGCACAGATTACACATTCGGGTTTCCAGTTGACCTTGGTGCTTCATG GTTGCATGGTGTATGCAATGAGAATCCCTTGGCACCAGTGATTGCTAGACTTGGCCTGCCTCTGTATCGTACTAGCGAAGACAACTCCGTTTTATACGATCACGACTTAGAGAG TTATGCTCTCTTTGATTTGGACGGAAATAAGGTGCCACCGGAGCTGGTTGTCAAAGTTGGAGAAACATTTGAAAGTATTCTAAAGGAG ACGGAAAAAGTACGGGAGGAATGTGTTGAGGACATGTCTATAAAACAAGCCATTACAGTTGTCTTTGAAAGAAGACCCGATTTGAA GTTAGAGGGACTTCCTCATAAGGTACTACAGTGGTACTTATGTAGGATGGAGGGCTGGTTTGCCGCAGACGCCGAGACTATATCTCTTAAGGCTTGGGATGAG GAAGTCCTCCTCCCCGGTGGACATGGGCTTATGGTGCGAGGATACCTCCCTGTTATAAACACACTTGCCAAGGGTCTAGATATTCGTCTGAACCACAG AGTAACAAAGATTACGAGGCATCACAGTGGGGTGAAGGTAACCGTAGAAAATGGAGCTACTTTTGTAGCTGATGCTGCGGTTATTGCTGTTCCTCTCGGTGTTCTAAAAGCTGATATAATTAAGTTCGAACCGAAGCTTCCAGAATGGAAAGCAGATGCCATCTCTAATCTAGGAGTCGGGATCGAGAACAAGTTAATTTTGCACTTTGAAAAGGTCTTCTGGCCAAGTGTGGAGTTTCTAGGTGTGGTTGCCGAGACTTCGTATGGGTGTAGTTACTTTTTGAATCTTCACAAGGCTACTGGTCATCGTGTTCTTGTATATATGCCTGCTGGAAAGTTGGCCAAGGACATCGAAAAAATGTCTGATGAAGCCGCTGTCGATTTTGCTTTTAAGCAGTTGAAAACAATTCTTCCTGATGCTTCCGCACCT ATTCAGTATTTAGTGTCGCATTGGGGATCGGATATGAACTCTCTAGGCTCCTACAGTTACGATACTGTCGGCAAGCCACATGATTTATACGAAAGGCTTAGAGTTCCCGTTGACAACTTATTCTTTGCGGGGGAGGCTACAAGCTCAAGTTATCCTGGTTCAGTTCATGGCGCATATTCTACCGGCCTACAAGCAGCCGAGGACTGCAGAATGCGTGTCCTCGAACGATATGGCGAGTTGGACTTGTTCCAGCCTGTTATGGGCGAGGACTCGATTAGCATCCCTCTCCTTATTTCTAGGATGTGA